A section of the Acropora muricata isolate sample 2 chromosome 4, ASM3666990v1, whole genome shotgun sequence genome encodes:
- the LOC136914754 gene encoding dihydrofolate reductase-like, giving the protein MASVRKFSCVVAVADNGGIGKENRLPWHLKGDMKFFSHLTSTVATEGKQNAVIMGRNTWESIPKKYRPLPRRLNIVLSRKMSEPPEGAVLCSSLQDALDRLRSAPYTDTVEKVFVIGGATVYEEAMQHHQCYRLYITHIYKDFECDVKFPEFDKRIYKETRDIDVSSEMQEEKGIPYEFKVYQKDM; this is encoded by the exons ATGGCCTCCGTGCGAAAGTTTTCATGTGTTGTGGCTGTGGCAGATAATGGAGGAATCGGCAAAGAGAACCGCCTTCCTTGGCATTTGAA AGGAGACATGAAGTTTTTCTCTCATCTGACTTCAACAGTGGCCACTGAgg GAAAGCAAAATGCTGTTATTATGGGTCGAAATACATGGGAGTCTATCCCAAAGAAGTACAGACCTCTTCCACGTCGACTTAATATTGTGTTGAGCAGGAAAATGAG TGAGCCACCTGAAGGGGCCGTTCTTTGTTCCAGTCTGCAAGACGCACTGGATAGACTAAGAAGTGCACCATACACAGACACCGTGGAGAAGGTCTTTGTGATTGGTGGTGCAACTGTTTATGAG GAAGCAATGCAGCATCACCAGTGTTACCGCTTGTACATCACACACATCTACAAAGACTTTGAGTGTGACGTTAAATTTCCTGAATTTGACAAAAGAATTTACAAGGAAACAAG AGACATAGATGTATCAAGTGAAATGCAGGAAGAAAAGGGAATTCCATATGAATTCAAGGTGTATCAGAAAGACATGTGA